From the Maioricimonas rarisocia genome, one window contains:
- a CDS encoding alpha/beta fold hydrolase has protein sequence MTTPLEHQFAHVEGHRLAYLETGSGPAVLLLHGIPTSSLLWRDVIPTLARSHRVIAPDMLNYGKSDKPSRADVSIAAQARLMWGLLDGLGIRQADVVAHDIGGGVAQIMAVHRPERVRRLVLSNSVCFDSWPIPDFEPLQKSGAEEKFTVESFQKMLREFLPKGVHQSDGLSDEAADIMLEPWSTEEGKHALFRNLRRLNPEYTMAIADELATLDHETLIVWGRHDPFQKPKYADQLSAAIPHTELAWIEEAAHWVMEERPEEVRQAIHQFLTR, from the coding sequence ATGACGACTCCACTCGAACACCAGTTTGCGCACGTTGAAGGTCACCGGCTCGCATATCTCGAGACGGGAAGCGGACCGGCCGTGCTGTTGCTGCACGGCATACCGACCTCCAGCCTGCTCTGGCGGGATGTGATTCCGACGCTGGCTCGGTCGCATCGGGTGATTGCGCCCGACATGCTCAACTACGGCAAGTCGGACAAACCTTCCCGGGCCGACGTCTCGATCGCGGCACAGGCCCGACTGATGTGGGGGCTGCTGGACGGTCTGGGGATCCGGCAAGCGGACGTCGTGGCTCACGATATCGGCGGCGGCGTGGCGCAGATCATGGCGGTCCATCGTCCCGAGCGGGTTCGCCGGCTGGTGCTGAGCAATTCGGTCTGCTTCGATTCCTGGCCGATTCCCGATTTCGAGCCGCTGCAGAAGTCCGGGGCCGAAGAGAAGTTCACGGTGGAGTCCTTTCAGAAAATGCTGCGGGAGTTCCTGCCCAAAGGTGTTCACCAGTCGGACGGACTTTCGGACGAGGCGGCCGACATCATGCTCGAGCCCTGGTCGACCGAAGAAGGGAAGCATGCCCTGTTCCGCAATCTGCGGCGACTGAATCCGGAATACACGATGGCGATCGCCGACGAACTCGCAACGCTCGATCACGAGACGCTCATCGTCTGGGGACGCCACGATCCGTTCCAGAAGCCGAAATACGCCGACCAGCTTTCCGCGGCCATCCCGCATACCGAGCTTGCCTGGATCGAGGAGGCTGCCCACTGGGTGATGGAAGAACGTCCGGAAGAGGTGCGGCAGGCGATTCATCAGTTCCTGACCCGGTAG
- a CDS encoding enoyl-ACP reductase FabI: protein MGLFDGKKGLVVGIANDRSIAWSITQYLHQEGAEMGFTHLPDKDPNRPKNENKVRKLVDPIGAKFLVPCDVTRDEDLDAIFKTTEETFGKIDFVLHSVAFAPPQDLTGPVHDVSREGFHVAMDISVYSLMAMAGRARPIMNPGGAMLTLSYLGGERVIPGYNLMGLCKAALENAVGYLASELGRDGVRVNALSAGPVRTISASGVADMKKMTQMYEMFAPLRRNIEVEEVGKTGMFLLSDLASGITAETVHVDCGYNAMGAPPPDAYEKMGAE, encoded by the coding sequence ATGGGATTGTTCGACGGCAAGAAGGGACTCGTGGTCGGCATCGCCAACGACCGCTCGATCGCGTGGTCGATCACGCAGTACCTGCACCAGGAGGGGGCGGAGATGGGCTTCACCCATCTTCCCGACAAGGACCCCAACCGTCCCAAGAACGAGAACAAGGTTCGCAAGCTGGTCGATCCGATCGGTGCGAAGTTCCTCGTCCCCTGTGACGTGACCCGCGACGAAGACCTCGACGCGATCTTCAAGACGACCGAAGAGACGTTCGGCAAGATCGACTTCGTCCTGCACAGTGTGGCGTTCGCGCCGCCGCAGGATCTGACCGGCCCCGTGCACGATGTCAGCCGCGAAGGCTTTCACGTCGCCATGGACATCAGCGTCTACAGCCTGATGGCGATGGCCGGCCGGGCCCGTCCGATCATGAATCCCGGCGGCGCCATGCTGACGCTCTCCTATCTGGGGGGCGAACGGGTGATCCCCGGCTACAACCTGATGGGGCTCTGCAAAGCGGCACTTGAAAACGCCGTTGGGTACCTCGCCAGCGAGCTGGGCAGGGACGGCGTTCGCGTCAACGCTCTCAGTGCCGGCCCCGTGCGGACGATCTCCGCGTCGGGCGTTGCCGACATGAAGAAGATGACGCAGATGTACGAGATGTTCGCCCCGCTGCGGCGGAACATCGAAGTCGAAGAAGTCGGCAAGACCGGGATGTTCCTGCTGAGCGACCTGGCGAGCGGCATCACAGCCGAGACCGTCCACGTCGACTGCGGGTACAACGCGATGGGAGCTCCGCCTCCAGACGCCTACGAAAAGATGGGCGCCGAGTAG
- the hypE gene encoding hydrogenase expression/formation protein HypE, whose protein sequence is MTHSSWQLNCPVQLGGDEQRITLAHGEGARLTRRLIDDEIRSRFRSGPLDALPDAAHVDVTGNRIAVTTDSFVVSPLFFPGGDIGSLAVHGTVNDLAVSGATPRWITLSLILEEGLPLPALGRVLDSFAAAACECAVEVIAGDTKVVPRGAADGMFLNTTGIGTITGSPPAGPQTIESGDVLLVSGPIGRHGMAVLCAREELALEPAPRSDSAPLTGVVETLLRAADGNVRAIRDATRGGVSAVLHEWADACELSFRLQESRLPVSADVRGASELLGIDPLYVACEGTLVAAVAPGVADQVIESLCSRPDSSGAAVIGSATDRTICPVTIRRTLGREQPVDEPTGAMLPRIC, encoded by the coding sequence ATGACGCACTCCTCCTGGCAGCTGAACTGCCCGGTCCAACTGGGCGGAGACGAACAGCGGATCACGCTCGCTCACGGGGAAGGGGCCCGACTCACGCGGCGGCTGATCGACGACGAGATCCGCTCCCGTTTTCGCAGCGGCCCGCTTGATGCTCTTCCTGATGCCGCCCACGTCGACGTCACTGGAAACCGCATCGCGGTCACGACTGACAGTTTTGTCGTTTCGCCGCTCTTCTTTCCGGGAGGTGACATCGGCTCGCTGGCTGTTCACGGGACTGTCAACGATCTGGCGGTCTCCGGTGCGACGCCCCGTTGGATCACACTGTCGCTGATTCTCGAAGAAGGTCTGCCGCTGCCGGCCCTCGGTCGTGTCCTCGACAGTTTCGCGGCTGCCGCCTGTGAGTGTGCGGTCGAAGTGATCGCCGGAGATACGAAAGTCGTCCCCCGCGGTGCTGCCGACGGGATGTTTCTGAACACGACCGGCATCGGTACCATCACCGGTTCGCCGCCAGCCGGGCCGCAGACCATCGAATCCGGCGACGTGCTCTTGGTATCGGGTCCCATTGGCCGACACGGCATGGCGGTCCTCTGTGCCCGGGAAGAACTGGCACTCGAGCCTGCTCCGCGATCCGACTCCGCACCGCTGACCGGCGTCGTCGAGACGCTGCTCCGGGCCGCCGACGGCAACGTCCGCGCCATTCGGGACGCGACCCGCGGCGGCGTCAGCGCGGTTCTGCACGAGTGGGCCGACGCCTGCGAGTTGTCGTTCCGACTCCAGGAAAGCCGGCTGCCCGTCAGTGCCGATGTTCGGGGCGCCAGCGAACTGCTGGGAATCGATCCGCTCTACGTCGCCTGCGAAGGGACACTCGTGGCGGCCGTCGCACCCGGCGTGGCTGACCAGGTGATTGAATCACTGTGCAGCCGACCGGATTCCTCAGGTGCCGCGGTGATTGGATCGGCGACCGACCGAACGATCTGCCCGGTTACGATTCGGCGAACGCTCGGACGGGAACAGCCGGTGGATGAACCGACCGGCGCAATGCTTCCGCGAATCTGCTGA
- a CDS encoding FAD-binding oxidoreductase: MSADPIESFSRHIAGEFAPTSAAELSRFVGENSHGDRQALYPVGGRTALHYGDPPLRDGVFVATSELARVVDFAARDMTVTVEAGIRIDELKQLLAKEGQRLPIDIPQGHRATLGGALASNTSGPGRFGYGTFRDYVIGISAVDGQGRLFSAGGRVVKNVAGYDLCKLLIGSLGTLAIVTQVTLKTRPLAASRGLLWLTFDQADTVEEALQHLLVSRTRPVSVEVLNQKAAWQIVRDANVDLSVGPYVLCLGYEGSDRETRWQLETAASELASLPDSQQQPVPRQHGDQLWSALTEYQASSDDPLTFQTSLPRSHTLKFIEHASNENVAVQAHAGNGIVIGHLPDSCSSAESAAAILAPLRTLAEAADGSLTVLSCDEAWKQTLSVFGSAPPSWNLMRRLKQALDPDGVLNAGRFRFPED, translated from the coding sequence ATGTCAGCAGACCCGATTGAATCCTTTTCCCGGCACATCGCCGGCGAATTCGCGCCGACCAGCGCCGCGGAGCTCTCCCGGTTCGTGGGCGAAAACAGCCATGGTGACCGACAGGCGCTGTATCCGGTCGGGGGACGCACGGCGCTGCACTATGGTGATCCGCCGCTGCGCGACGGAGTCTTCGTCGCCACCAGCGAGCTGGCCCGGGTCGTCGACTTTGCAGCCCGCGACATGACGGTCACCGTCGAAGCAGGCATTCGTATCGACGAGTTGAAGCAGCTTCTCGCCAAAGAAGGGCAGCGGCTGCCAATCGACATCCCCCAGGGACACCGCGCCACCCTTGGCGGAGCTCTCGCCTCGAACACCAGCGGTCCCGGACGTTTCGGCTATGGCACCTTCCGGGACTACGTGATCGGCATCTCGGCGGTTGACGGGCAGGGTCGGCTGTTCTCTGCGGGAGGACGTGTCGTCAAGAACGTCGCCGGTTATGACCTGTGCAAACTGTTGATCGGCTCTCTGGGGACCCTGGCAATTGTGACTCAGGTCACCCTCAAGACACGCCCGCTGGCCGCCTCACGCGGCTTGCTGTGGCTCACGTTCGACCAGGCAGACACCGTCGAAGAGGCGCTGCAGCACTTGCTCGTCTCGCGCACGCGGCCGGTCTCCGTCGAGGTTCTCAACCAGAAGGCCGCCTGGCAGATCGTCCGCGATGCAAATGTCGACCTTTCCGTCGGCCCGTATGTGCTTTGCCTCGGCTACGAGGGAAGTGACCGCGAAACGCGCTGGCAGCTCGAGACCGCCGCATCCGAACTCGCCTCGCTGCCGGACTCGCAGCAGCAGCCCGTCCCTCGTCAGCACGGCGACCAGCTCTGGTCGGCACTGACCGAATACCAGGCCAGCTCCGACGACCCGCTGACATTCCAGACGTCACTACCCCGGTCGCATACGCTGAAGTTCATCGAACACGCCAGCAACGAGAATGTCGCCGTCCAGGCGCATGCAGGGAACGGCATCGTCATCGGACACCTGCCGGACAGTTGCTCCTCAGCCGAATCGGCTGCCGCCATTCTCGCTCCACTGCGAACACTGGCCGAGGCGGCGGACGGCTCATTGACCGTCCTCTCCTGCGACGAAGCGTGGAAGCAGACACTCTCGGTCTTCGGCTCGGCCCCGCCCTCATGGAACCTGATGCGACGGCTCAAACAGGCCCTCGATCCGGACGGTGTCCTCAACGCGGGCCGGTTCCGTTTTCCGGAGGACTGA
- a CDS encoding BamA/OMP85 family outer membrane protein, whose amino-acid sequence MLLLLAAAATALAPLNPEWGNRAFGQASMRPGPASPNYDELFSGLSDSSPIEPVGFDATALLNEPLEDVRVEGNTTIDTRAILHYAKSVAGRPVSQVQVKEDVRALLDTRWFFSVRPEFRAGEKGAILVFRVVERPIIRSVQFIGNKKLKTKELQAHTGLVAGHAFDVSANRESAERIKRLYREKGYRFVEVDLQKGNDQNDRDVIFQITEGPKVQVSRIRFEGNEAISSRVLKTKLSTKTMIMWLGGTYDPETIRSDVHTLTKYYHDLGYFDVVIDHNETFSEDRSKVTVTFQVEEKTRYRVRNIQVVGNEVISEESLMAEPELKTGDEFNMRYLREDVQAMKGQYDELGRIFAQVEPVPLFLEEPGLLDLVYHIDEDRPRYIGAVNIHIRGDHPHTQETVIRNQVNRYLKPGRLAKMSDIRFAQQRLRGSQLWERTDPPSIDVSPTSGKEYLPGTLIARGQDDSTFDDLFAPNPLDFAVLKPTDESKGFGHSVPSRTSAPAPAPTRTPAPVAPHRSSAPLDAPSRAPRPAAPRDNSTSSYQSNLPTPSALDVTPAPSIVDAVAPRPIIRGQSSSIYRGQSINQYGLPVPQDYLQGVSPQGDPFGDALRNPGTPGFVDVNIDVTEARTGRLMFGVGVNSDAGVVGSIVLQEDNFNILRPPTSWADVMNGQAFRGGGESLRIEAVPGSEVSRYVFSWQNPYFMNTDNSLGLSGFYYNRFFDDWTEDRLGGRISVGRIVDQFWSVGAALRLENVAIRDFRRPAPPELEEVAGDNFLSTAAVTLTYDRRDSAFIPSEGHFFEFSYEQGFGEFSYPRFEINGSQFFTIYERPDGLGKHILQFRGQAGWTGSDTPIFERFYAGGYSSFRGFAFRGVSPVNGGVRVGGEFMALGTAEYMMPITADDSIRAVVFSDFGTVEPDAGFKEFRATAGFGFRMIIPAMGPAPIALDFAWPIKSGQFDDERVFSFYVGFTR is encoded by the coding sequence GTGCTTCTGCTACTGGCTGCGGCCGCCACTGCATTGGCACCTCTGAACCCGGAGTGGGGAAACAGGGCTTTCGGCCAGGCCAGTATGCGCCCGGGCCCGGCCAGCCCCAACTATGACGAACTGTTCAGCGGCCTCTCGGATTCTTCGCCGATTGAACCAGTCGGCTTCGACGCCACGGCGCTGCTCAACGAGCCGCTCGAAGATGTGCGTGTCGAAGGCAATACGACGATCGACACTCGGGCGATCCTGCACTACGCCAAGAGCGTCGCGGGCCGCCCCGTCTCGCAGGTGCAGGTCAAGGAAGACGTCCGCGCTCTGCTCGACACCCGCTGGTTCTTCAGCGTGCGGCCGGAGTTCCGTGCCGGCGAGAAAGGCGCGATTCTCGTCTTTCGTGTCGTCGAACGTCCGATCATTCGCTCGGTCCAGTTCATCGGCAACAAAAAGCTGAAGACCAAGGAACTGCAGGCACACACCGGCCTGGTCGCCGGACACGCCTTTGACGTTTCGGCCAACCGGGAATCCGCCGAACGGATCAAGCGTCTGTACCGCGAGAAGGGTTACCGGTTCGTCGAGGTCGACCTTCAGAAAGGGAACGACCAGAACGATCGGGACGTGATCTTCCAGATCACCGAAGGTCCGAAGGTCCAGGTCTCACGCATCCGCTTCGAGGGCAACGAAGCAATCAGCAGTCGCGTCCTCAAGACCAAGCTCTCCACCAAGACCATGATCATGTGGCTCGGCGGAACGTACGACCCCGAGACCATCCGGTCCGATGTCCATACGCTCACGAAGTACTACCACGACCTGGGCTACTTCGATGTTGTCATCGATCACAACGAAACGTTCTCCGAGGACAGGTCCAAGGTGACCGTCACCTTCCAGGTCGAAGAGAAAACCCGCTACCGCGTCCGCAACATTCAGGTCGTCGGCAACGAGGTCATCAGCGAAGAGTCCCTGATGGCCGAGCCGGAACTGAAGACCGGCGACGAATTCAACATGCGGTATCTGCGGGAAGACGTCCAGGCGATGAAGGGCCAGTACGACGAACTCGGGCGCATCTTCGCCCAGGTCGAACCGGTGCCGCTGTTCCTCGAAGAACCGGGGCTGCTCGACCTCGTCTATCACATCGACGAGGACCGTCCCCGCTACATCGGTGCCGTCAACATTCACATTCGCGGCGACCACCCGCACACGCAGGAAACGGTCATCCGCAACCAGGTGAATCGCTACCTCAAGCCAGGTCGGCTCGCGAAGATGTCCGACATCCGCTTCGCCCAGCAGCGTCTGCGGGGCAGCCAGCTGTGGGAACGGACCGATCCGCCTTCGATCGACGTCTCACCGACCAGCGGCAAGGAGTACCTGCCTGGTACGCTGATCGCCCGTGGCCAGGACGACTCGACCTTCGACGACCTGTTCGCTCCGAATCCGCTCGACTTCGCGGTCCTCAAACCGACGGACGAGAGCAAGGGGTTCGGACACAGCGTCCCGTCCCGCACGTCTGCACCCGCTCCGGCACCGACGCGCACCCCGGCCCCCGTGGCGCCGCACCGTTCGAGTGCCCCGCTGGACGCACCGTCCCGCGCCCCTCGACCCGCGGCTCCGCGTGACAACTCGACCTCCAGCTACCAGTCGAACCTGCCGACGCCGTCGGCGCTCGATGTCACTCCGGCACCGTCTATCGTTGACGCCGTGGCTCCGCGACCGATCATTCGCGGCCAGTCCTCTTCGATCTACCGTGGCCAGAGCATCAACCAGTATGGGCTGCCCGTCCCGCAGGATTACCTGCAGGGAGTTTCACCGCAGGGAGATCCTTTCGGCGATGCCCTGCGGAACCCGGGCACGCCAGGATTTGTCGACGTCAACATCGATGTCACCGAAGCCCGCACCGGACGCCTGATGTTCGGCGTGGGCGTCAACAGTGATGCGGGTGTCGTCGGCTCGATCGTCCTGCAGGAAGACAACTTCAACATTCTCCGTCCCCCCACGAGCTGGGCGGATGTCATGAACGGTCAGGCTTTCCGCGGCGGTGGTGAAAGCCTGCGAATCGAGGCGGTCCCCGGTAGCGAAGTCAGTCGGTATGTCTTCAGCTGGCAGAACCCGTACTTCATGAACACCGACAACAGCCTCGGGCTGAGCGGGTTCTACTACAACCGGTTCTTTGACGACTGGACGGAAGACCGGCTTGGTGGCCGCATCAGCGTCGGCCGGATCGTCGACCAGTTCTGGTCGGTCGGCGCGGCACTGCGACTGGAGAACGTCGCCATCCGTGACTTCCGCAGGCCGGCTCCCCCCGAGCTCGAAGAGGTGGCCGGCGACAACTTCCTCTCCACCGCAGCCGTCACGCTCACGTACGACCGCCGCGACTCCGCCTTCATTCCCTCGGAAGGTCACTTCTTCGAATTCAGCTACGAGCAGGGGTTCGGCGAGTTTTCTTACCCTCGGTTCGAGATCAACGGAAGCCAGTTCTTCACCATCTATGAGCGACCGGACGGCCTGGGCAAGCACATCCTGCAGTTCCGCGGCCAGGCCGGCTGGACCGGCAGTGATACGCCGATCTTCGAACGGTTTTACGCCGGTGGTTACTCGTCGTTCCGCGGCTTCGCGTTTCGCGGAGTCTCTCCGGTCAACGGCGGCGTTCGCGTGGGTGGTGAATTCATGGCTCTCGGTACTGCCGAGTACATGATGCCGATCACCGCCGACGACTCGATCCGGGCGGTCGTCTTCTCTGACTTCGGTACGGTCGAGCCGGATGCCGGTTTCAAGGAATTTCGCGCCACCGCTGGTTTCGGCTTCCGGATGATCATCCCGGCCATGGGACCGGCCCCGATCGCCCTGGACTTCGCCTGGCCGATCAAGAGTGGCCAGTTCGACGACGAGCGGGTCTTCAGCTTCTACGTCGGCTTCACCCGCTGA
- a CDS encoding (deoxy)nucleoside triphosphate pyrophosphohydrolase → MTTGLAQEDAAPTRIGIAVVEREGRYLVGVRPPGRPLAGMAEFPGGKCELGESAAACAVRECLEETGLRVEIRELLNEQVHEYPHDVVHLHFFLCAPVSGEPREANGTFRWCVLQELAELEFPDANGPVVQQLLDRAANLPGGRPPVC, encoded by the coding sequence GTGACAACCGGCCTGGCTCAGGAGGATGCTGCTCCCACCCGCATCGGCATTGCCGTCGTCGAACGGGAAGGACGGTATCTGGTCGGCGTCCGCCCTCCCGGGCGACCGCTGGCAGGTATGGCAGAGTTCCCCGGAGGCAAATGTGAGCTGGGGGAGTCGGCCGCCGCCTGTGCCGTCCGGGAGTGCCTGGAGGAGACCGGCCTGCGGGTGGAAATCCGCGAGTTGTTGAACGAGCAGGTGCACGAGTATCCGCACGACGTCGTGCATCTGCACTTTTTTCTCTGCGCGCCCGTTTCTGGTGAGCCGCGCGAGGCGAACGGAACGTTCCGCTGGTGTGTCCTGCAGGAGCTGGCGGAGCTGGAGTTCCCGGATGCGAACGGTCCGGTGGTGCAGCAGCTGCTCGATCGTGCTGCGAATCTGCCGGGCGGTCGACCTCCCGTATGTTGA
- a CDS encoding haloacid dehalogenase type II, protein MQSDALDRRDFLAMTALGAATFAHSSFARADTQQQPSSQLVDSMKRPACLFFDVNETLLDLRAMKASVAGALGGRDELLPLWFTTMLQYSLVTTVADRYDDFGTIGVAALQMVARNHDIDLSEEQARKAIAPIRSLPPHEDVRSALEKLKGAGFRMVTLTNSSQAGVDAQIENAGLTDMFEERLSVESVQMFKPHSHVYRWAANRMEIPPEDCMLVAAHGWDVAGAMWAGMRAAFVARPGQQMFPLAPTPEVVESDLQGVAERLIAMT, encoded by the coding sequence ATGCAAAGTGACGCACTCGACCGCAGAGACTTTCTGGCAATGACGGCACTGGGGGCCGCGACGTTCGCCCATTCGAGTTTCGCGCGGGCCGACACGCAGCAGCAACCCTCCTCTCAATTGGTGGATTCGATGAAACGCCCGGCATGCCTTTTCTTTGACGTCAACGAAACGCTGCTCGATCTGCGAGCGATGAAAGCCAGCGTCGCCGGCGCTCTCGGGGGACGCGACGAGCTGCTGCCGCTGTGGTTCACGACGATGCTGCAGTATTCCCTCGTGACGACCGTCGCCGACCGTTACGACGACTTCGGCACCATCGGAGTCGCGGCCCTGCAGATGGTCGCCCGGAACCACGACATCGATCTTTCGGAGGAACAGGCCCGCAAGGCGATTGCGCCGATCCGTTCGCTGCCGCCGCATGAGGACGTTCGATCGGCACTGGAGAAGCTGAAAGGGGCCGGTTTCCGCATGGTGACCCTGACGAACTCATCGCAGGCAGGCGTCGATGCGCAGATCGAGAACGCCGGCCTGACCGACATGTTCGAGGAACGGCTCAGCGTCGAATCGGTGCAGATGTTCAAACCGCATTCGCACGTCTACCGGTGGGCGGCCAATCGAATGGAGATCCCGCCGGAGGACTGCATGCTGGTTGCGGCTCACGGCTGGGACGTGGCCGGCGCGATGTGGGCGGGAATGCGTGCGGCGTTTGTGGCTCGTCCCGGTCAGCAGATGTTTCCGCTGGCTCCCACACCCGAAGTCGTGGAAAGCGATCTGCAGGGTGTCGCAGAGCGACTGATTGCCATGACGTGA
- a CDS encoding alpha/beta hydrolase, with protein sequence MHRFVAAVSPVIVRAALIAFAVLVLVLTPNHAHAQKQSGKQKAIQAIRENSDLHRDLTYASIGRRELKLNLAVPKNVTSPTPLVIWIHGGAWAHGSKDAPTPAAAFLLAGYAVASVEYRLTGEAPFPAQIHDCKAAVRWLRANAGRYNLDPDRFAAWGASAGGHLATLLGTTSGHRELDGNVGDNTGVSSEVQVVCNYFGPLDFPAMLDTASDLPDRLKQAIEQFYGGATPEERRALTELASPLSHVSDGDAPVIIIHGDKDPIVPLSVNRGFPRTLRQHGVPVEMIVLPGAAHGGKEFWNPKLLRQIAAFFDKAW encoded by the coding sequence ATGCACCGATTCGTCGCTGCCGTTTCTCCTGTGATCGTGCGCGCCGCTCTGATCGCGTTTGCCGTTCTTGTGCTGGTTCTGACACCGAACCACGCACACGCTCAGAAACAGTCCGGGAAGCAGAAAGCGATTCAGGCGATCCGGGAGAACTCGGATCTGCATCGTGACCTGACGTACGCGTCGATCGGCCGGCGCGAGCTGAAGCTGAACCTGGCAGTTCCGAAGAACGTGACGTCGCCGACGCCGCTGGTTATCTGGATCCACGGGGGCGCATGGGCGCATGGTTCGAAGGATGCTCCGACTCCGGCGGCCGCGTTCCTGCTGGCCGGGTATGCCGTCGCCAGCGTCGAGTACCGGCTGACGGGGGAGGCCCCGTTTCCGGCTCAGATTCACGACTGCAAGGCGGCGGTCCGCTGGCTGCGGGCCAATGCCGGGCGGTACAACCTCGACCCCGATCGGTTCGCGGCCTGGGGAGCGTCCGCGGGAGGGCATCTCGCCACCCTGTTGGGGACGACGAGCGGCCACCGGGAGCTGGACGGGAACGTCGGCGATAACACCGGCGTCTCGAGTGAGGTCCAGGTGGTGTGCAACTACTTCGGACCGCTCGACTTTCCTGCGATGCTGGATACGGCCAGCGATCTTCCGGACAGACTCAAGCAGGCAATCGAACAGTTCTACGGCGGCGCGACTCCCGAGGAGCGGCGTGCGCTGACCGAGCTCGCGAGTCCACTCTCGCACGTCTCCGACGGAGACGCCCCGGTCATCATCATTCACGGGGACAAGGATCCGATTGTGCCGCTCTCCGTCAACCGCGGATTTCCGCGCACCTTGAGACAGCACGGCGTCCCTGTGGAAATGATCGTGCTGCCGGGAGCCGCCCACGGCGGCAAGGAGTTCTGGAATCCGAAACTGCTCAGGCAGATTGCCGCGTTCTTCGACAAGGCGTGGTAG
- a CDS encoding (Fe-S)-binding protein, translating to MAEFASSQSESTATEHVSTTPAPERLGQTIEYERFLDCVHCGLCTSACPTYLETGNENDSPRGRIYLMRAVTDGRLELTGSVTRHLELCLDCRSCETACPSGVQYGRLIEPFRVEMHEQGGTGSAAAEPPGWFERWILHGLFPYPSRLKWALAPARLMQLLGLDHLAEATGLTRLLPQKLQRMQRLLPPLQKRGPELPEVLPAEGTQRARVALFTGCVADAMFHHVNRATARILQANGCEVVIPRQQTCCGAIHYHSGASEPAMERAEANAAAFPVDDVDAIIVNVAGCGAMLRDYPHIAHELSPNDESRHTALAKFSAKVRDISEFLMELGPVAPTHEVPMTATYHDACHLCHAQQVRQQPRDLLGLVPGLTLVPLPESDICCGAAGSYNLTEPEMSDRLGQRKLRNIQSTEAEAVISGNAGCTLQIQAMLRGDGSPLPVLHPAEILARSYGAKEDG from the coding sequence ATGGCGGAGTTCGCCAGCTCCCAGTCCGAGTCGACAGCCACAGAGCACGTGTCGACGACTCCAGCCCCCGAGCGGCTCGGGCAGACGATCGAGTACGAGCGGTTCCTCGACTGCGTTCATTGCGGCCTGTGTACCTCCGCCTGCCCGACGTACCTGGAGACTGGCAACGAGAATGACAGCCCACGCGGCCGCATTTATCTGATGCGGGCGGTCACCGATGGACGCCTCGAACTGACCGGGTCCGTCACACGTCACCTCGAACTCTGCCTGGACTGCCGAAGCTGCGAGACCGCCTGCCCTTCGGGCGTCCAGTACGGCCGACTGATCGAACCCTTCCGCGTCGAGATGCATGAACAGGGTGGAACCGGCTCCGCAGCAGCGGAACCTCCCGGCTGGTTCGAGCGGTGGATCCTGCACGGCCTGTTCCCCTATCCCTCACGGCTGAAATGGGCACTGGCACCGGCACGGCTGATGCAGTTGCTCGGTCTGGATCATCTCGCCGAAGCGACTGGACTGACGCGACTGCTGCCTCAGAAGCTGCAGCGGATGCAGCGACTGCTTCCTCCCCTGCAGAAACGGGGACCGGAACTCCCCGAGGTTCTCCCGGCCGAGGGAACGCAGCGGGCCCGGGTCGCGCTGTTTACCGGTTGCGTCGCCGATGCAATGTTTCATCACGTGAACCGGGCAACGGCACGCATTCTGCAGGCGAACGGCTGCGAAGTGGTCATCCCCCGCCAGCAGACCTGCTGCGGAGCGATCCACTATCACAGCGGTGCCTCCGAACCCGCGATGGAGCGGGCGGAGGCGAACGCGGCCGCGTTCCCGGTTGATGACGTGGATGCCATCATCGTCAACGTCGCCGGCTGCGGGGCGATGCTGCGGGACTATCCTCATATTGCGCACGAGCTCTCGCCGAACGACGAAAGCCGCCACACCGCCCTGGCAAAGTTCTCGGCGAAGGTGCGCGACATTTCAGAGTTCCTGATGGAGCTCGGGCCGGTCGCGCCGACGCACGAAGTGCCGATGACGGCCACTTACCACGACGCCTGCCACCTCTGCCACGCCCAGCAGGTTCGCCAGCAGCCTCGTGACCTTCTCGGACTGGTCCCCGGCCTGACGCTGGTGCCGCTGCCGGAATCGGACATCTGCTGTGGTGCCGCCGGCAGCTACAATCTGACCGAACCGGAAATGTCCGACCGCCTCGGACAGCGCAAGCTGCGCAACATCCAGTCGACCGAAGCGGAGGCGGTCATCAGCGGCAACGCCGGCTGCACGCTGCAGATCCAGGCGATGCTGCGGGGGGATGGTTCGCCGCTGCCGGTGCTGCATCCGGCCGAGATTCTCGCCCGCAGCTATGGGGCGAAAGAGGACGGGTAA